Proteins encoded within one genomic window of Augochlora pura isolate Apur16 chromosome 11, APUR_v2.2.1, whole genome shotgun sequence:
- the Kis gene encoding chromodomain helicase DNA binding protein kismet isoform X3 — protein MTPQVGIIPQNAPVVSSQMPLQPQLQPAIPNSTPQLQTQTNPVPPTHLNGQQIPTVNQSSGIVLPSHQTAVSVPNSQPTHQVQPGFTEYTNIPKNNIYPNEMIVGSGQQYPPSGDIVSGSTISNMYNMPQNPTSTGVTSGGFATSCTPVTHHQERAALQQQLQELFCMPPASENQEKIVALQEKLQALQQHETNDQCNGGPQCILQTPMFTAAVVDSPQVSSTTGRGRGKGTPRAKKSRKKADKEAIAPAPVTQQQPEQPVSDNQVTPGDSSNIVDSAADSEDIKPSSGDMEEEWNKGRKSRPPRKPRKPKEPKEPKEPKEPKEPKVKKEPKPPKEAKSPKAPRKRNKDKDSTKRNRKKATQSESADEEAAQETEETAVSDSSAVKEADTKPSEPSIQGDQEQVDSSTTEPLVTETKDEGKQKGESEDNSTDEKKEETSEAAPVTETATPNKKKAAARKRSTAGKVSAGKSPRSSKKRKSRIAPDSDGEELAATPPPSPEAGDDNKRRSARNTHRKKYVDDVMLRFSDDDVPLQDAQLSKKVEGANAAKPVSVKKENEGGDVGPNKPNFVYINTTDEDSMVVQHILCSRMGKREIKPPPLEVKAESSTEKDDNASTAASETKDKEGEDDVKEESSEKKSETEEKDEKDTETTEENRDASSDAETAVKDDSKQEDEVTESKSEAAVAEVKPQLVEVEEYFVKYRNFSYLHCEWRTEEELYKGDKRIQAKLKRFKQRQQQNTNIFENTEDDPFNPDFVEVDRVLDEATHTDPTSGETLKHYLVKWRSLQYEDSTWELEEDVDPEKIAQFGRFNKLPPKDQWKPKKKPTASAWVKLEESPIYKSNNSLRPYQLEGLNWLLFSWYNGHNCILADEMGLGKTIQSLTFVDAVYKYGIRGPFLIIAPLSTIPNWQREFESWTDMNVVVYHGSAASRTMLQEYEVYYKNDKGQQIKDLIKFNVLITTFEIIITDFNELKGYNWRLCVIDEAHRLKNRNCKLLEGLRQLNLEHRVLLSGTPLQNNVNELFSLLNFLEPLQFSSSEAFLKEFGNLSSESEVHKLQLLLKPMMLRRLKEDVEKSLAPKEETVVEVELTNIQKKYYRGILERNFSFLAKGTTSANIPNLMNTMMELRKCCIHPFLLNGAEDQIQLDYKTGEKEDSEAYYHALVNSSGKMVLIDKLLPKLKASGHRVLIFSQMVKCLDLLEDYLLYKKYPYERIDGRIRGNLRQAAIDRYSKPDSDRFVFLLCTKAGGLGINLTAADTVIIYDSDWNPQNDLQAQARCHRIGQQKMVKVYRLLCRNTYEREMFDKASLKLGLDKAILQSMNTSQGGKDPGNKQLTKKEIEDLLKKGAYGAIMDDDNAGDKFCEEDIEQILERRTQIITIEAEKGSTFSKASFACSSNRSDINIDDPDFWKKWAKKAEIDTTEKKEEDELVISEPRRRTQIKRYGHDESVVMSDLDSSDDNSDDETSSGLTGKKRRDKFGKKTRKFCDEYVPREGEVVYGSWARSECFKVERGLLTFGWGRWEEILQHSQFRRGWREIDIEDCARVILLYCLRYYRGDEKIRNFIWDLITPVENGEKVKNVCINTGGRNSRQKKKGRIREGRETRGSVVNGGPSDPNHWSNAEKYDGDIFLESNYRKHLSRHANKVLLRVRMLYYIKHEIIGDLVQHISDGVHVSALRINPPQLTERPVKWWDSQADKSLIVGCYKHGYENYDQMRIDPALSFITSCPPPSQSQITQSNSSSRDDTSLENDMEDGESLGMLKDLKDSDKFNRETPTDSPAISNKADTPIPEPSSSHEGNDGLLDDDKTWPSVVDLNTRLRRVISSYQRSVKNVKDDVKMLQKSKTGMEGDTTMNHNPPMNEPPLNMQGWDLQQLAMYLLKMERREKMEAMVKERERTRIEEQKAKWSRREESEFLRVVSTYGVNYDRKKAQYDWTKFKSIARFDKKTDNDLTDYYMSFRAMCKKACNAKLNDEEDVPVDHLSPAKARQILDRVDLLSKIREEILSHPHLEERLSLCQPSGDTPDWWQPGKHDKELLLGAAKHGLGRTDITILNDPDFSFHKILNSKMYSNIQTSKIMDKSEKAIKIENREDILKFDKDEILVKLEKGEGTLKIEKVGAKKDKDTSIADKRTENTDLEKSQVELTIIKAENKLEEKPLSNALTITTVPRSTSADKESGAKIKSEEKSDVVVESVKTEASKTDQITGTDKVDEAKTNNETTTTEEVSVSTAATTSTAAAATITATNPTPTPTTTTTTTNPNTTTSVTTTISTETEQENQNKEKDTLKETEKENQEEKVEESQTSQTGKEIDEKNSIEQKDTAETIEKSVTNTENTTSEDSKTNVKADPPVVKDEAIETQEGKTVEISKEKKVCKIEDKCSVQAAELKAMFPDLEVIQPLSRLTQIDTFVLRDKPVDYNEPTVVHLLSHNCNNSVKWPKEHAIEARLMHIVHAIEHKEWPVSVNFSAGDEADIPSNEKECSEVITITTDHGVSRNPTPGNNIPLSKKRKRHIAIDVETERAKLHALLNSSHTTVQPPAALSKPAVLSGSNTWEINEESQSEESRRSTPVQPPPAHQQARTPSIPFDLKYTVPGKPTVIPGTSSTLTPIDLSAGYPKMSTDNSKDIMNEVQDFSMPNKNKQISSNKGKLDSMLDKLMKRKGGPPDEPVIGKEKKRRKLDEIVLGLSAAKEQQSTHYPEHSKKSTITPNVTVTPTSAPMGLPNPPTSTQKPFSITVTSIPSSRASSSTSGLPPPSLHSHKDSFSALIAQAEQQNREFKKQQQQQQQQQQQQHQQQQQSQQQQQQQQQQQQQQQQQQQQQQSFNSAHSSSSSSHRKSYDAMIADINKAAEYSSKIGSYSHEAKVNKWLAEQTAMSEQLSAEYLNAPRRRRPRVDPSLLDWKKLTGEENVAVINRLTGKKVTGSKAPQLKRLGQWLIENPMFDVDPKWAELVKERGNLPHDLQKRLSGNDRGNVNKGKSPGRPPMMPSPTNQQSANQANLVATSMASGLNFPSLGNLNNSLLSGLSLGNFDPKNNPLLMPFGGLPNLGALSGLGNLSNLSNMSLTNSLFANLAGLGLPSLAGMEAALGATATSTAADTNPVVSSVSSKNTGSTSISSIGKSRSKMEPPTSKSSVPSTSSASSTIPTTTPFPFFFPNPSLLYTPLGLGGLNPFSMQPGGVTSAYESLAQCGLLNPATSSASTVRKPTSSGNNSRRDTISDSISKRKDSEKRSRYSMDSGISLQQYTDMSALHNEDRRRVEHDKRETLEQNDIADLSDRRMEKKNKDQEMKEALEHLSRTSAELLTRNLEDIQRSSDKRGRSTDYNQLPELQPSSMLEVTLEPVNKKPRIEIEVTAKPVTTTPATTITPVDVSAIDLEYGSRSSSVTIKPNPVEENSAITITETSLNTKKRETIEITPSVTTTTTTVPATTVTPTTTITPIPIPTPARTPTPTPAHTPTPTSTPVSTPTPTPTSTPTPTPASVLTPAPTTQVTTIPSETVTPQQSSNNIKGESSKPTEVEEDNKGTKGKKPRSGKRLSVEPPPERKNLRSSAGRQARAAAERQARMEGELQADQQQETHTTSE, from the exons ATGACCCCACAAGTTGGTATAATACCACAGAATGCTCCAGTAGTATCATCTCAAATGCCACTTCAACCACAGTTACAACCTGCTATACCAAATTCGACTCCCCAGTTGCAAACGCAAACTAATCCAGTTCCACCGACTCATTTAAATGGTCAACAAATACCTACAGTTAATCAAAGCAGTGGTATTGTATTACCTTCTCATCAAACTGCTGTGTCAGTGCCAAATTCGCAACCGACGCATCAAGTACAACCAGGTTTCACGGAATACacaaatattccaaaaaataatatatatcctAATGAAATGATTGTGGGATCTGGTCAACAATATCCTCCTAGTGGAGATATTGTTAGTGGTAGTACGATATCTAATATGTACAACATGCCACAAAACCCAACATCAACAGGAGTTACATCTGGTGGGTTTGCTACTTCTTGTACACCAGTTACACATCACCAAGAAAGAGCAGCACTGCAACAGCAATTACAGGAGTTGTTTTGTATGCCTCCGGCTTCTGAAAATCAGGAGAAGATTGTTGCTCTGCAGGAGAAGTTACAAGCACTGCAGCAACATGAAACTAATGACCAATGTAATGGTGGACCTCAATGTATACTTCAGACTCCTATGTTTACGGCCGCCGTCGTTGATAGTCCTCAG GTTTCAAGTACTACTGGTCGTGGCCGTGGTAAAGGTACACCTAGAGCTAAGAAGAGTAGAAAAAAAGCTGATAAAGAAGCTATTGCTCCTGCTCCAGTTACCCAACAACAGCCAGAACAACCAGTATCAGACAATCAAGTAACTCCTGGGGATAGTAGTAATATTGTTGACAGTGCAGCAGACTCTGAGGACATCAAGCCATCTTCAGGAGACATGGAGGAGGAATGGAATAAAGGCAGAAAGTCTCGACCTCCGAGGAAGCCGCGTAAACCTAAGGAGCCCAAAGAACCAAAGGAACCGAAAGAACCGAAGGAGCCAAAAGTTAAAAAGGAGCCGAAACCTCCGAAAGAAGCAAAGTCTCCTAAAGCaccaagaaaaagaaataaagacaaGGACTCTACAAAACGTAATAGAAA aaaAGCTACTCAGTCTGAATCAGCTGATGAGGAAGCTGCacaagaaacagaagaaaCGGCAGTCTCTGATTCAAGCGCAGTTAAGGAAGCAGATACAAAACCGTCTGAACCGTCCATTCAAGGTGATCAGGAACAAGTAGATTCTTCGACCACCGAACCTCTAGTAACTGAGACAAAGGATGAAGGTAAACAAAAGGGAGAGTCTGAAGACAACTCAACAGatgagaaaaaagaagaaacttcGGAGGCAGCACCTGTTACAGAAACTGCTACGcctaataaaaagaaagctgCTGCTAGAAAGAGATCTACCGCTGGAAAAGTTTCAGCAGGGAAGTCTCCCAGAAGTTCGAA AAAACGTAAAAGCCGAATTGCACCCGACTCTGATGGTGAAGAGTTAGCGGCCACGCCACCGCCATCGCCAGAAGCTGGAGATGATAATAAGAGGCGTTCTGCGAGAAATACGCATCGTAAAAAATACGTTGATGATGTAATGCTTAGATTCTCGGATGACGACGTACCTTTGCAAGATGCTCAACTTTCTAAGAAAGTAGAAGGTGCAAACGCAGCAAAGCCGGTTTCTGTTAAAAAAGAGAATGAAGGTGGAGATGTCGGACCCAATAAACCAAACTTCGTGTATATA AATACGACGGATGAAGATTCGATGGTTGTGCAACATATATTATGTTCACGTAtgggaaaaagagaaattaaaccACCACCGCTAGAAGTAAAGGCAGAATCGTCGACTGAGAAGGATGATAATGCTTCAACTGCAGCGTCAGAAACTAAAGATAAAGAAGGAGAAGATGATGTTAAGGAAGAATCATCTGAGAAGAAATcagaaacagaagaaaaggATGAAAAAGACACTGAAACTACCGAAGAAAATCGTGACGCGAGTAGTGACGCTGAAACTGCAGTAAAGGATGATAGCAAGCAAGAAGATGAAGTTACCGAATCTAAATCAGAAGCGGCAGTAGCTGAAGTGAAACCACAATTAGTAGAAGTTGAAgaatatttcgttaaatatagaaatttttcatatttgcaTTGTGAATGGAGAACTGAAGAAGAGTTGTATAAGGGTGACAAACGAATTCAagctaaattaaaaagatttaagcAGAGGCAACAGCAAAACACCAACATTTTTGAGAAT ACCGAAGATGATCCATTTAATCCAGATTTTGTAGAAGTTGATAGAGTACTTGATGAAGCGACTCATACTGATCCAACGAGCGGAGAAAcattgaaacattatttaGTTAAATGGCGGTCTCTTCAGTATGAAGATTCTACTTGGGAATTGGAAGAAGATGTCGACCCAGAAAAAATAGCTCAATTTGGaaggtttaataaattacctCCGAAAGATCAATGGAAG CCAAAAAAGAAACCGACTGCATCAGCATGGGTAAAGTTGGAAGAATCACCAATTTATAAGAGTAACAATAGTTTACGACCATATCAATTGGAAGGTCTCAATTGGTTGCTATTCTCATGGTACAATGGACATAATTGTATTCTTGCGGATGAAATGGGTTTAGGAAAAACTATTCAATCCTTAACATTTGTGGACGCAGTTTATAAATATGGGATCCGTGgaccatttttaataattgcaccCCTTTCAACCATTCCAAATTGGCAACGAGAATTTGAAAGTTGGACTGATATGAATGTTGTAGTATATCATGGATC CGCAGCAAGTCGGACTATGCTTCAAGAATACGaggtttattataaaaatgacaaaggACAGCAAATTAAagatttgattaaatttaatgtactGATTActacatttgaaataattataacagatTTTAACGAGCTGAAAGGATATAATTGGAGGCTCTGTGTCATTGACGAAGCTCACAGGctaaaaaacagaaattgcaAGTTACTTGAGGGTCTTAGACAATTGAATTTAGAACATAGAGTACTTTTATCTGGTACACCTTTACAAAATAATGTCAACGAACTGTTTTCATTACTGAACTTCCTTGAACCACTTCAGTTTTCTAGTAGTGAAGCATTCCTCAAAGAATTTGGGAATTTAAGTAGTGAAAGTGAAGTTCATAAGTTGCAACTTCTTTTGAAGCCAATGATGTTACGTCGACTCAAAGAGGATGTGGAGAAATCGTTAGCTCCAAAAGAAGAAACAGTCGTTGAG gtggaattaacaaatatacaaaagaaatattatcgcGGTATCCTAGAACGAAACTTTTCTTTCCTTGCAAAGGGAACCACGTCAGCTAACATTCCGAATCTCATGAATACCATGATGGAACTAAGAAAATGTTGTATTCATCCATTCCTACTTAATGGCGCAGAAGATCAAATACAATTGGATTACAAGACTGGTGAAAAGGAAGATTCAGAGGCTTACTATCATGCGCTAGTAAACAGTTCAGGAAAAATGGTTTTAATTGATAAGCTACTACCGAAGCTTAAAGCCAGCGGACACAGAGTACTAATATTTAGTCAGATGGTGAAATGCTTAGATTTATTGGAGGATTATctgttatataaaaa ataCCCATATGAAAGAATCGATGGTCGTATTAGAGGAAATTTAAGACAAGCTGCAATTGATCGGTACAGCAAACCTGATTCTGATAGATTTGTCTTTCTTCTTTGTACCAAAGCTGGTGGTCTTGGTATTAATCTTACAGCTGCTGATACAGTTATTATATATGACAGCGATTGGAATCCACAGAATGACTTACAG GCACAAGCTCGATGTCATCGCATTGGCCAACAAAAAATGGTAAAAGTATATCGATTGCTTTGTCGTAACACTTACGAGAGAGAAATGTTTGACAAAGCTTCTTTGAAGCTTGGATTAGATAAAGCTATTTTACAATCAATGAATACAAGTCAAGGGGGTAAAGATCCCGGTAACAAACAACTGACGAAAAAGGAGATAGaagacttattaaaaaaaggtGCTTATGGTGCTATTATGGATGATGATAATGCTGGGGATAAGTTCTGCGAAGAAGATATAGAACAAATACTCGAACGTAGGACACAA ATCATTACTATAGAAGCGGAAAAAGGATCGACATTCTCAAAGGCCAGCTTTGCGTGTTCATCCAATAGATCGGACATTAATATTGATGATCCAGATTTTTGGAAGAAATGGGCGAAGAAAGCGGAAATTGATACGacagagaagaaagaagaagacgaatTAGTGATATCAGAACCGAGACGAAGAACTCAAATTAAACGATACGGTCATGACGAATCAGTTGTCATGTCGGATCTCGACAGTTCTGACGATAATAGCGATGACGAAACTAGTAGTGGGTTAACAG GTAAAAAACGAAGAGACAAGTTTGGTAAGAAGACACGGAAGTTTTGCGACGAGTACGTACCTCGTGAAGGTGAAGTGGTGTATGGCAGCTGGGCTCGCAGTGAATGCTTCAAAGTAGAACGAGGTCTGCTTACGTTCGGCTGGGGTCGATGGGAAGAGATCCTTCAGCATAGCCAGTTTCGTCGAGGATGGCGCGAAATTGACATTGAAGACTGTGCAAGAGTCATCTTGCTTTACTGCCTTCGTTACTATCGCGGTGATGAGAAAATCCGTAACTTTATTTGGGATCTCATTACACCCGTAGAGAATGGAGAAAAAGTAAAGAATGTGTGCATTAACACCGGCGGAAGGAACAGTAGACAGAAGAAAAAAGGTAGAATCAGAGAAGGTAGAGAGACTCGTGGATCGGTCGTTAATGGTGGTCCAAGCGATCCAAATCACTGGAGTAACGCCGAAAAGTACGATGGAGACATATTCCTGGAAAGTAATTACAGGAAACATTTGAGTCGTCATGCTAATAA AGTTCTACTACGAGTTCGAATGCTTTACTATATTAAGCATGAGATCATCGGGGATTTAGTTCAACACATTTCTGATGGTGTTCATGTCAG TGCGTTGCGGATAAACCCTCCACAGTTGACGGAACGACCAGTGAAATGGTGGGACTCGCAAGCAGATAAATCCTTAATAGTTGGCTGCTACAAACATGGCTACGAGAATTACGACCAGATGAGGATTGATCccgctctctctttcattaCAAGCTGTCCTCCCCCTTCCCAGTCTCAGATCACGCAAAGCAA CAGCAGCAGTAGAGATGACACTAGCCTGGAAAATGACATGGAAGATGGTGAATCTCTTGGAATGTTGAAAGATTTGAAAGACTCCGATAAGTTTAATCGTGAAACACCAACTGATTCACCTGCTATATCCAATAAGGCAGATACGCCAATACCAGAGCCAAGCAGTAGTCATGAAGGAAATGATGGTCTCTTAGATGACGACAAGACTTGGCCTTCCGTAGTCGATCTCAATACACGCTTGCGTAGAGTCATTTCTTCGTATCAACGAAGCGTAAAGAATGTAAAAGACGACGTAAAGATGCTACAAAAATCCAAAACTGGAATGGAAGGTGATACGACTATGAATCATAATCCTCCTATGAATGAGCCGCCTTTAAATATGCAAGGATGGGATTTGCAACAACTTGCTATGTATCTTCTG aaaatggaaagaagagaaaaaatggAAGCTATGGTAAAGGAAAGGGAACGAACTCGCATTGAAGAACAAAAAGCAAAATGGTCTCGTCGTGAAGAAAGTGAATTTTTACGTGTTGTATCAACTTACGGTGTTAATTATGATAGGAAAAAGGCGCAATACGACTGGAcgaaatttaaaagtattgCTAGATTTGATAAGAAGACAGACAACGATCTTACAGACTATTATATGTCTTTTAGAGCAATGTGTAAGAAAGCATGTAACGCAAAGTTGAACGATGAAGAAG ACGTTCCTGTGGATCATCTCAGTCCAGCAAAAGCGAGACAAATATTGGATCGTGTGGATCTTCTAAGTAAAATTCGTGAGGAAATATTGTCTCATCCTCACTTAGAGGAACGGCTTTCATTGTGTCAACCGTCAGGTGATACCCCCGATTGGTGGCAACCTGGAAAGCATGATAAAGAATTGCTGCTTGGAGCTGCAAAACATGGCTTAGGACGTACcgatattacaattttaaatgatccTGATTTctcgtttcataaaattttgaattcgaAAATGTACAGTAACATCCAAACATCTAAAATTATGGATAAATCTGAGAAGGCAATCAAGATTGAAAATAGAGAGGATATATTGAAGTTCGATAAAGATGAAATACTCGTAAAATTAGAGAAGGGCGAAGGcactttaaaaatagaaaaagttgGTGCGAAAAAAGACAAAGATACAAGTATAGCAGACAAAAGAACAGAGAATACAGACTTGGAGAAGAGTCAAGTTGAACTGACCATTATTAAAGCCGAAAATAAACTGGAAGAGAAACCCCTAAGTAATgcattaacaataacaacCGTTCCCAGAAGTACGTCCGCTGATAAGGAGTCCggtgcaaaaataaaatctgaagAAAAAAGCGACGTAGTAGTAGAATCGGTAAAAACTGAAGCTTCTAAAACTGACCAGATTACGGGAACTGATAAAGTCGATGAAGCgaaaacaaataatgaaacaacaACTACTGAAGAGGTATCAGTTTCTACTGCAGCTACTACGAgtactgctgctgctgctactaTTACTGCTACTAATCCTACTCCTACTcctactactactacaactaCTACTAATCCTAACACTACTACGTCTGTTACTACCACTATCAGTACAGAAACTGAGCaagaaaatcagaataaagagaaagatacattaaaagaaacagagaagGAAAACCAGGAAGAAAAAGTTGAAGAGTCACAGACTTCACAAACCGGAAAAGAGATTGATGAAAAAAACTCGATAGAACAAAAAGATACTGCAgagacaatagaaaaatcagtAACAAATACTGAAAATACGACGTCGGAGGATagtaaaacaaatgtaaaagcAGATCCTCCAGTTGTTAAAGACGAAGCAATAGAAACACAAGAAGGCAAAACGGTTGAGATATccaaagaaaagaaagtatGCAAAATTGAAGACAAGTGCAGTGTTCAAGCAGCAGAACTTAAAGCAATGTTTCCAGATTTGGAAGTCATACAACCTTTGTCACGATTAACTCAAATTGACACATTTGTTCTCCGCGATAAACCAGTTGATTATAACGAACCTACGGTCGTACATCTGTTGTCAcacaattgtaataattctgtGAAATGGCCAAag GAACATGCTATCGAAGCTCGTTTAATGCATATTGTTCATGCAATTGAACATAAAGAATGGCCGGTATCTGTAAACTTCAGTGCTGGCGATGAAGCAGATATCCCGTCAAATGAAAAGGAATGTTCTGAAGTGATTACTATAACTACAGATCATGGTGTGTCACGAAATCCAACTCCTGGAAATAACATACCACTATCGAAGAAACGCAAGAGACACATTGCTATTGATGTAGAAACTGAACGAG caAAACTACATGCTCTTTTGAATAGTAGTCATACAACTGTACAACCGCCTGCAGCTTTAAGTAAGCCTGCGGTGTTATCTGGATCCAATACTTGGGAAATAAATGAGGAATCACAGTCTGAAGAATCGAGGCGTTCTACGCCAGTTCAACCGCCACCAGCACATCAACAAGCACGAACTCCGAGTATACCTTTTGACTTGAAATATACAGTTCCTGGAAAGCCGACAGTTATTCCTGGAACTTCAAGTACTTTGACCCCCATCGACTTATCTGCTGG GTACCCAAAAATGAGCACTGATAACAGTAAGGATATTATGAACGAGGTTCAAGATTTTTCAatgccaaataaaaataaacaaattagcAGTAATAAAGGAAAGTTAGATAGTATGTTAGATAAACTAATGAAGAGAAAAGGCGGACCGCCGGATGAACCAGTCATTGGAAAGGAAAAGAAGCGCAGGAAGCTTGACGAAATAGTATTGGGACTAAGCGCTGCGAAAGAACAACAAAGTACTCATTATCCTGAACACAGTAAAAAGAGCACAATAACTCCGAATGTAACGGTCACTCCAACATCTGCGCCGATGGGTCTTCCGAATCCTCCGACGAGTACTCAGAAACCATTTTCTATTACCGTTACTTCGATACCTTCTTCACGAGCATCAAGCTCCACGTCCGGGCTGCCACCCCCGTCTTTACATTCGCACAAAGATAGtttttctgctttaattgcTCAAGCGGAACAACAAAATCGTGAATTTAAGaagcaacagcaacaacaacagcagcaacaacaacagcaacatcagcagcagcaacagtctcaacaacaacaacagcaacaacagcagcagcaacaacagcagcagcagcagcaacagcagcagcaaagTTTCAATTCAGCACACTCTTCGTCATCGAGTAGTCATAGAAAGAGTTATGACGCAATGATCGCAGACATCAATAAAGCTGCTGAATACTCTTCTAAGATTGGGTCTTATTCGCACGAAGCGAAAGTGAATAAATGGTTAGCTGAACAAACCGCCATGTCTGAACAGTTGAGTGCTGAATACCTGAATGCGCCTAGACGACGACGTCCACGTGTAGATCCATCTCTGCTAGATTGGAAAAAATTAACCGGCGAAGAAAATGTTGCTGTGATCAATAGATTGACGGGCAAAAAG gtTACTGGAAGCAAAGCTCCACAACTGAAACGATTAGGACAATGGTTAATTGAAAATCCAATGTTCGATGTGGATCCAAAATGGGCCGAGCTTGTAAAAGAACGTGGAAATCTCCCGCATGATTTACAAAAGAGATTATCAGGAAATGACAGAGGCAATGTTAATAAGGGTAAAAGTCCAGGAAGACCTCCCATGATGCCAAGCCCTACTAATCAGCAATCGGCAAATCAAGCCAACCTTGTAGCTACGTCGATGGCTTCAGGCCTAAACTTCCCCTCATTGGGTAATCTGAACAACTCTCTTTTATCTGGTCTTTCTCTTGGCAATTTCGACCCGAAGAACAACCCTCTTTTAATGCCGTTTGGTGGTTTGCCAAATTTGGGTGCACTGAGTGGATTAGGCAACCTCAGCAACTTAAGCAATATGAGCTTAACGAATTCTTTATTCGCAAATCTTGCCGGACTTGGTTTACCATCTTTAGCGGGTATGGAAGCTGCTTTGGGCGCAACGGCGACTAGTACAGCAGCCGACACGAATCCAGTCGTTAGTTCTGTTAGTAGTAAAAACACTGGATCGACTAGCATTAGCAGCATTGGTAAATCTCGTAGTAAAATGGAACCACCTACGAGTAAGTCTTCGGTGCCTTCGACTTCATCAGCATCGTCTACGATACCAACAACGACACCATTCCCCTTCTTCTTTCCAAATCCAAGTCTTTTATATACGCCATTGGGTTTGGGTGGTTTGAATCCGTTCTCTATGCAACCCGGTGGTGTGACATCGGCCTATGAAAGCCTTGCCCAATGCGGTCTTCTAAATCCAGCGACGTCGAGTGCTTCAACAGTTCGTAAACCCACATCGTCAGGAAATAACTCGAGGCGGGACACGATTTCTGATTCGATATCAAAGCGGAAAGATAGCGAGAAAAGGTCCAGATATTCCATGGACTCTGGAATATCACTACAACAATACACTGATATGTCGGCATTACATAACGAAGATAGGCGCAGAGTAGAGCATGACAAAAGAGAAACTCTTGAGCAGAACGATATAGCAGATTTATCTGATCGAAGAatggaaaaaaagaacaagGACCAGGAAATGAAAGAGGCTTTGGAACATCTAAGTAGAACCAGCGCAGAACTTTTAACAAGAAATCTTGAAGATATTCAACGGTCAAGTGACAAAAGGGGCCGTAGTACGGATTATAATCAATTACCTGAGCTGCAGCCATCAAGTATGCTCGAGGTAACACTTGAACCCGTGAATAAAAAGCCACGAATCGAAATTGAAGTTACTGCAAAACCTGTAACAACCACTCCAGCTACAACTATAACTCCTGTAGACGTATCAGCAATTGATCTAGAATACGGATCTAGATCGTCGTCTGTTACAATTAAACCAAATCCAGTAGAAGAGAACAGTGCTATCACTATAACTGAAACATCGCTGAAcacgaagaagagagaaactATTGAAATAACTCCTTCGGTAactacaacaacaacaactgTACCAGCAACTACAGTTACACCTACTACTACTATCACGCCCATACCTATACCTACACCTGCACGTACGCCGACACCAACTCCGGCACATACACCAACACCTACATCTACCCCAGTATCCACTCCAACACCTACACCAACTTCTACACCTACACCAACACCAGCATCTGTACTAACACCTGCTCCTACGACTCAAGTAACAACTATTCCATCTGAGACGGTTACACCTCAACAAAgtagtaacaatattaaaggAGAATCATCAAAACCAACAGAAGTTGAAGAAGATAATAAAGGCACTAAAGGAAAGAAACCACGAAGCGGTAAACGACTCAGTGTAGAACCTCCTCCAGAACGGAAAAATCTTCGGTCTAGTGCTGGAAGACAAGCAAGAGCGGCGGCAGAACGACAAGCAAGAATGGAAGGTGAACTTCAAGCTGATCAGCAACAAGAGACTCACACAACGAGCGAGTGA